From the Flavobacterium gyeonganense genome, the window TAACCGCATTGTGCCCGTAAGTATAACCTGCTCCACCTGCAAAAACCGACCAGTATCCGTAACGACGTACATCAGCTGCAGTCCATTTTGGCTGTAAGGTATCGTGAAGACCGTGTGGAATTCCTTCGTAAGATGGTTCTCCGTCAATTGTTGGTTTTGTTGGTTTTAAATCCCAGTCTCTATGAACGAATTTGTAATTGTCTTCTTTGAATGAATTTTTCAAAGTATCCTGATCGTATCTTCTGTGACCTGATTGAAACATATTGAAATCTAACCAGCTTGCGTTATGAAAATTCTCTGATGAATCGGTTCTTCCGAAGGGATGGAAAGTTACCAGTTGATCCGGGTTACTTGTTTTTAAAGTACTTCCTAGTGCATTCCAGATGTCCTGAAATTTATCTCCGTAAGTATCGCCACCGTTCAGCCAGATTATATTGGTTCTTTTTTTATATCGATCGGCTAAAAATTTTGCATATTTTTCAACATCAGCTTTTGTTACTTTACTTTTAGCACTACTAATATTTGTTCCCCAAACAGGAACCATTGCAAGGTAGATTCCGTTTTTTTGTGCTACATCCAAAGTGTAATCTACATGGTCCCAGTAATCGTATTCGGGAGCATCGTTGGGATCGTTGCCAGGTGACGTAATTTGCTGGGACAAATTATCATTCATCAATGCCTGATCGCCATATGCATTTACAGCATTCACATTATGCAAGACCATTACCTGAACAACATTGAACCCTTTTGCTTTTCGATCCTGAAGATATTTTTCTACACCTTTTCTGTCCAGTTTTCCGAATGTCAGCCAGCCTGTATCGCCTAACCAAAAGAAAGGTTTTCCGTCTTCATTTACAAAATAATGTTTGTTTTCGGAAACTTTAAGTTTTGGTAATGCTTTTGATT encodes:
- a CDS encoding glycoside hydrolase family 140 protein gives rise to the protein MNLKNKYLYTLCITFMLTAQSGFSQSAKSKALPKLKVSENKHYFVNEDGKPFFWLGDTGWLTFGKLDRKGVEKYLQDRKAKGFNVVQVMVLHNVNAVNAYGDQALMNDNLSQQITSPGNDPNDAPEYDYWDHVDYTLDVAQKNGIYLAMVPVWGTNISSAKSKVTKADVEKYAKFLADRYKKRTNIIWLNGGDTYGDKFQDIWNALGSTLKTSNPDQLVTFHPFGRTDSSENFHNASWLDFNMFQSGHRRYDQDTLKNSFKEDNYKFVHRDWDLKPTKPTIDGEPSYEGIPHGLHDTLQPKWTAADVRRYGYWSVFAGGAGYTYGHNAVMQMFRKGDNPAYGNKELWNDAINAPGSGQMVHIKNLMLEFPYLERVPDQSLVANQGEKYDYQVATRGNNYALIYTYTGRKITVNMGKIAGDKVTATWYNPRNGKKTKIGIFDNKGTKEFQPSGKKEDGNDWVLILSSK